Proteins found in one Streptococcus iniae genomic segment:
- a CDS encoding polysaccharide biosynthesis protein has translation MKRSQKRVILYMLDVLMISFSHLSAYAFLMAYSNNLTDKGTFITLVVTLFIYTLLGIRFNVFSIINRFTDLKTISLVVFNLFLAFLVGYFTDLFFLDSFSRRFIFLAYIFSSFLVSAPRITWRLWHEFNLSKYEKGKKEKKRILVVGAGEGGSTFIQTVLNKGKDIEIVGIVDSDINKLGTYLHGIKVMGNKYSIPRLVAEYEVNQVTIAIPSLDGKGREAILDICRQANVPVNNMPSIENIVMGNVSLNTFEEIDIADLLSRNEVFLDQSALQPFFSEKTVLVTGAGGSIGSEICRQVAHFKPKQILLLGHGENSIYLINRELNAKYSDNIIITPIIADIQDRDLMFKIMADYKPDVVYHAAAHKHVPLMEYNPREAVKNNIFGTKNVAEAAKAAGIPKFVMVSTDKAVNPPNIMGATKRFAEMIVTGLNEAGKTQFAAVRFGNVLGSRGSVVPLFKEQIKKGGPVTVTDFRMTRYFMTIPEASRLVIQAGFQASGGEIFVLDMGEPVKILDLAKKVIKLSGHTEDEIAIVESGIRPGEKLYEELLSTSERVSEQVHDKIFVGRVSSKPLDQVLSIVNGLDQLSDKELKETLINDAKQE, from the coding sequence ATGAAAAGAAGTCAAAAAAGAGTAATCCTCTATATGTTAGATGTGTTAATGATTAGTTTCTCCCATCTTTCAGCCTATGCTTTTTTAATGGCATATAGTAATAACTTAACTGACAAGGGAACTTTTATTACTCTTGTTGTAACACTTTTTATTTACACCCTTCTGGGCATTCGATTTAATGTCTTTTCTATTATTAATCGGTTTACAGACTTAAAAACAATCTCCTTAGTAGTCTTTAACCTCTTCCTAGCCTTTTTAGTTGGTTACTTCACTGACTTGTTTTTCTTAGACAGTTTTAGTCGTCGTTTTATCTTTTTGGCTTATATCTTTAGTTCTTTCTTGGTATCAGCCCCTAGAATAACTTGGCGATTATGGCATGAATTCAATTTAAGCAAATACGAAAAAGGAAAAAAAGAAAAGAAAAGGATTTTGGTAGTCGGTGCAGGTGAAGGGGGTTCCACCTTTATCCAAACTGTTTTGAATAAGGGAAAAGATATTGAAATTGTTGGTATTGTTGATTCAGATATCAATAAATTAGGCACTTACCTCCATGGCATTAAAGTTATGGGGAACAAGTATTCTATCCCAAGATTGGTTGCTGAATATGAAGTTAATCAAGTAACTATTGCCATTCCAAGTCTTGACGGTAAAGGGCGTGAGGCCATCTTAGACATTTGTCGTCAGGCTAATGTTCCAGTAAACAATATGCCAAGCATTGAAAATATTGTCATGGGAAATGTTTCCCTCAATACCTTTGAAGAAATTGACATCGCTGACCTATTAAGCAGGAATGAAGTTTTTCTAGATCAAAGTGCTTTGCAACCTTTTTTTAGTGAAAAAACGGTCTTGGTTACAGGTGCAGGAGGCTCTATTGGATCTGAGATATGTCGTCAAGTAGCCCACTTTAAGCCTAAACAAATCTTATTATTAGGACATGGGGAGAACTCTATTTATTTAATTAATAGAGAACTGAATGCTAAATATTCTGATAACATCATAATTACTCCGATTATTGCTGATATCCAGGACCGTGACTTAATGTTTAAGATTATGGCTGACTATAAACCAGATGTGGTTTACCATGCAGCAGCACATAAGCATGTGCCATTAATGGAATATAATCCAAGAGAAGCTGTCAAAAATAATATTTTCGGAACAAAAAATGTTGCAGAAGCAGCAAAAGCAGCTGGCATTCCAAAATTTGTGATGGTGTCAACTGACAAGGCTGTTAATCCTCCAAATATCATGGGGGCAACAAAGCGTTTTGCTGAAATGATTGTAACTGGCTTAAATGAAGCTGGAAAAACGCAATTTGCAGCAGTCCGCTTCGGTAATGTTCTAGGGAGTCGTGGAAGTGTTGTCCCTTTGTTTAAAGAACAGATTAAAAAGGGTGGTCCAGTAACCGTCACTGACTTTAGAATGACCCGTTACTTTATGACAATTCCAGAAGCAAGTCGACTTGTTATCCAAGCAGGTTTTCAAGCTAGTGGTGGTGAGATTTTTGTACTTGATATGGGTGAGCCTGTAAAAATTCTCGACTTAGCTAAAAAAGTGATTAAGTTGAGTGGGCACACTGAAGATGAGATTGCTATTGTTGAATCTGGTATTAGACCAGGAGAAAAACTTTACGAGGAACTCTTATCAACCAGCGAACGTGTCTCAGAACAAGTTCATGACAAAATCTTTGTTGGCAGAGTAAGCTCAAAACCTTTGGACCAAGTCCTTTCCATTGTAAATGGACTAGACCAATTATCGGATAAAGAACTTAAAGAAACCTTAATAAATGACGCTAAACAGGAGTAA
- a CDS encoding tyrosine-protein kinase: MSQLNLVRSKREHYQHAEEYYNSIRTNIQFSGRDYKAIVLTSVQPGEGKSTTSINLAISFAKAGFKTLLIDADVRNSVMSGAFKSDDRYEGLSSYLSGNAELSSVISRTDVPNLMLIPSGQVLPNPTTLLQNSNFNFMIDTVKELFDYIIIDTPPIGLLIDSAIIAQKADATILVTEAGSIKRRFVQKAKEQMEQSGAQFLGVILNKVDQQLGSYGAYGSYGDYGKTKKSSKSKKHSRK, from the coding sequence ATGTCACAATTAAATTTAGTAAGAAGTAAACGTGAGCATTATCAGCATGCAGAAGAATACTATAATTCCATTCGCACTAATATTCAGTTTAGTGGTCGTGATTACAAGGCAATTGTCTTAACTTCTGTTCAACCTGGTGAAGGAAAGTCAACCACATCGATTAACTTAGCCATTTCCTTTGCAAAAGCAGGTTTTAAAACCCTCCTCATTGATGCAGATGTTCGTAATTCAGTGATGTCAGGTGCCTTTAAATCTGATGACAGGTATGAGGGTCTTTCAAGTTATTTATCAGGAAACGCTGAATTATCAAGTGTTATTTCAAGAACGGATGTTCCAAATCTCATGTTGATCCCATCAGGTCAAGTGCTACCAAATCCAACAACCTTACTTCAAAATAGTAATTTTAATTTTATGATTGACACAGTCAAAGAGTTATTTGACTATATTATCATTGATACCCCACCAATAGGCTTGTTGATTGATTCTGCCATCATTGCGCAAAAAGCAGACGCCACTATCTTGGTAACTGAAGCAGGTTCTATTAAACGTCGTTTTGTGCAAAAGGCAAAAGAACAAATGGAACAAAGTGGTGCACAGTTCTTAGGGGTTATTCTTAATAAAGTAGATCAACAACTTGGTTCTTATGGCGCTTACGGTTCCTACGGAGATTATGGCAAAACCAAAAAATCATCCAAAAGTAAAAAACATTCCAGAAAGTGA
- a CDS encoding Wzz/FepE/Etk N-terminal domain-containing protein, with the protein MNTSENTSIEIDILSLLKRIWQKKVVILFVTLLAGFLALVASMFLIKPSYTSTTRLYVINRQQSDNLTATDLQAGGYLVNDYKEIITSRDVMHDVIAKENVSMSPEELSQMITVTVPADTRVISISVNNHEPQKAKDLANAVREVASEKIKDVTKVQDVTALEKAQLPTKPSSPNSKRNAVMGLLVGAVLSIFAVILKEVLDDRVKSPEDVEDVLGMTLLGMVPNTNKM; encoded by the coding sequence ATGAACACAAGCGAAAACACATCAATTGAAATTGATATTCTTAGTCTATTAAAGAGAATTTGGCAGAAAAAAGTAGTGATTCTATTTGTGACGCTACTAGCTGGTTTTTTAGCCTTGGTGGCAAGTATGTTTCTCATTAAACCATCTTACACCTCAACAACAAGGTTATATGTTATCAATCGTCAACAGTCAGATAACCTTACGGCGACCGATTTGCAGGCTGGTGGTTACTTGGTTAATGACTACAAGGAAATCATTACCTCGCGTGATGTGATGCATGATGTTATTGCTAAGGAAAATGTTAGCATGTCACCAGAAGAGTTGAGCCAAATGATTACAGTAACTGTACCGGCAGATACCCGTGTTATCTCAATTTCTGTAAATAACCATGAACCACAAAAAGCTAAAGATTTAGCGAATGCCGTTCGTGAAGTAGCCTCAGAAAAAATCAAAGACGTGACGAAAGTTCAAGATGTCACTGCTTTAGAAAAAGCTCAACTTCCAACCAAACCGTCATCGCCAAATAGTAAACGCAATGCAGTGATGGGACTTCTAGTTGGTGCTGTTTTAAGTATATTTGCAGTTATCCTAAAAGAAGTTTTAGATGACCGTGTTAAAAGTCCAGAAGATGTTGAAGATGTACTTGGTATGACATTACTAGGTATGGTTCCAAACACAAATAAAATGTAA